One stretch of Oncorhynchus clarkii lewisi isolate Uvic-CL-2024 chromosome 3, UVic_Ocla_1.0, whole genome shotgun sequence DNA includes these proteins:
- the LOC139390706 gene encoding frizzled-6-like, which yields MMISRLVWVCLALIGARSCHAHSLFTCEPIKVHRCLGMLYNMTFFPNMMEHYDQDIAASRMEPFMPLVNLRCSLDVHHFLCQAFIPACTEDTKVIRPCRDLCEKVRSDCRKDISTFGITWPPELQCDRLEDCLYSPDGSVLPPTRVTTPKTSLSAKRDMGFWCPLQLKTRPGQGSTFLGAGDCAPPCSNMYFKPHEIEFAKTFIGVCSIVCLCATLFTFLTFLIDVKRFRYPERPIIFYAVCYSFVSLIYFIGFLLGNNASCNKAVHPAAMDTVVLGSQSKGCTLLFMLLYFFSLAGIVWWVILTITWFLAAGPKWSCEAIEKKAVWFHSVAWGIPGALTVMLLALNKVEGDNISGVCFVGLYDLDALRYFVLAPLCIGVVVGLSLLLAGIVSLNNVRQVIQHDERNQEKLKKFMIRIGVFSGLYLVPLVTLQGCYIYEQSQRSTWENTWINDRCQEYSIPCSHKTTESGRPDLSLFLIKYLMTLVVGISAVFWVSSKKTCSEWAFFFNRTRKKDPISESRRVLQESCEFFLKHNSRVQHKKNHYNPGSHKLKVISKSMGTSTGASTTGNHGTSAVGNHEAIRGQASFSEARGSSEASAREQLERGSSTRGSRLREREKQPSGQALSGGREGAERRSKKGSSSKVSSRSESFHRVPEGRMTPRSELSETRQMPSGQHLALSHSHSGSVKGSVPHLVRQLPEEKKDKDSSC from the exons ATGATGATATCCAGGCTGGTCTGGGTGTGCCTGGCACTGATAGGGGCGAGGAGCTGCCACGCCCACAGTCTATTCACCTGTGAACCCATCAAGGTGCATCGCTGCCTGGGGATGCTCTACAACATGACTTTCTTCCCCAACATGATGGAGCACTATGACCAGGACATAGCAGCCAGCAGGATGGAG CCCTTCATGCCGCTGGTCAACCTGCGCTGCTCTCTGGACGTACATCACTTCCTGTGTCAGGCCTTTATCCCAGCATGCACTGAGGACACCAAAGTGATCCGGCCATGTCGCGACCTGTGTGAGAAAGTGAGGTCAGACTGCAGGAAGGACATCAGCACCTTCGGCATCACCTGGCCTCCGGAGCTGCAGTGCGACAG GTTGGAAGATTGCCTCTACTCTCCAGATGGCTCAGTCCTGCCACCAACCAGAGTGACCACACCCAAGACCTCTCTGTCTGCCAAGAGGGACATGGGCTTCTGGTGCCCCCTTCAGCTGAAGACCCGACCCGGCCAGGGATCCACGTTCCTGGGTGCCGGGGACTGCGCTCCCCCTTGCTCCAACATGTACTTCAAGCCCCATGAAATCGAGTTCGCCAAGACCTTCATCGGGGTGTGCTCCATCGTCTGCCTCTGCGCCACGCTCTTCACCTTTCTCACCTTCCTCATCGACGTCAAACGCTTCCGCTACCCCGAACGGCCAATCATCTTCTACGCCGTGTGCTACAGCTTCGTGTCGCTCATCTACTTCATCGGCTTCCTGCTGGGGAACAATGCATCCTGCAACAAG GCGGTGCACCCGGCTGCCATGGACACGGTGGTGCTGGGCTCCCAGAGTAAAGGCTGTACGTTACTCTTCATGCTACTCTACTTCTTCTCCCTGGCCGGCATCGTCTGGTGGGTCATCCTCACCATCACCTGGTTTCTGGCCGCCGGGCCCAAGTGGAGCTGCGAGGCCATCGAGAAGAAGGCGGTGTGGTTCCACTCTGTCGCTTGGGGGATCCCCGGAGCACTAACCGTCATGCTACTGGCTCTCAACAAGGTGGAGGGAGATAATATCAGCGGGGTGTGCTTCGTGGGGCTCTATGATCTGGACGCGCTGCGGTACTTTGTGCTGGCGCCACTGTGTATCGGGGTTGTGGTTGGGCTGTCTCTGCTCCTGGCTGGGATCGTGTCGCTCAACAACGTGCGTCAGGTGATCCAGCACGATGAGAGGAACCAGGAGAAGCTGAAAAAGTTTATGATCCGTATTGGGGTGTTCAGTGGTCTGTACCTGGTGCCCCTGGTCACTCTGCAGGGGTGTTATATCTATGAACAGAGCCAGCGCTCCACCTGGGAAAACACCTGGATCAATGACCGTTGCCAGGAGTACAGCATTCCCTGCTCACACAAG ACTACAGAGTCTGGTCGTCCAGACCTGTCCCTATTCCTAATTAAATACCTGATGACCCTGGTGGTTGGGATCTCAGCTGTGTTCTGGGTCAGCAGCAAGAAGACCTGCTCAGAATGGGCCTTCTTCTTCAACAGGACCAGGAAGAAAGA CCCCATTAGTGAGAGCCGCAGAGTTCTCCAGGAGTCCTGTGAGTTCTTCCTCAAACACAACAGCCGTGTCCAGCACAAGAAGAACCACTACAACCCCGGCTCCCACAAACTCAAGGTCATCTCCAAGTCCATGGGCACCAGCACTGGTGCCTCAACCACAGGCAACCACGGCACCTCAGCAGTGGGCAACCATGAGGCCATCCGGGGACAGGCTTCTTTCTCAGAGGCCAGGGGCTCATCTGAGGCCTCCGCCAGGGAGCAGCTGGAGAGGGGCAGCTCCACCCGTGGCTCCaggctgagggagagggagaagcagccCAGTGGACAGGCCCtgtctggggggagagagggggcagagagacgTAGTAAGAAGGGCAGCTCCAGCAAGGTTAGCAGCCGCTCAGAGAGCTTCCACAGAGTCCCAGAGGGAAG GATGACTCCCCGGAGTGAACTATCAGAGACGAGACAGATGCCCAGTGGACAGCACCTGGCTTTAAGCCACTCCCACAGTGGCAGTGTGAAAGGCTCCGTCCCTCACCTGGTTCGCCAGTTACCAGAGGAGAAAAAGGACAAGGACAGCAGCTGTTGA